In the Ruminococcus albus 7 = DSM 20455 genome, one interval contains:
- the rfbD gene encoding dTDP-4-dehydrorhamnose reductase — MKVFVTGVNGQLGHDVVNELAARSIEAVGSDITDVYSGAADGSAVTNAEYVKLDITDKNAVETVISNSKCDVVIHCAAWTAVDAAEDEENKPKVKAINVDGTQNIADICKKINAKMVYISTDYVFNGQGTEPWIPDCKDYAPMNVYGQTKLDGELAVANTLEKYFIVRIAWVFGKNGKNFIKTMINVGKTHDEVRVVNDQIGTPTYTFDLARLLVDMIETEKYGYYHATNEGGYISWYDFTKEIYKAAGMSTKVIPVTTAEYGLSKAARPFNSRLDKSKLVEAGFKPLPTWQDAVARYVKELE, encoded by the coding sequence ATGAAGGTTTTTGTAACTGGCGTTAACGGTCAGCTCGGACATGATGTTGTGAACGAACTGGCTGCAAGAAGTATTGAAGCTGTCGGCAGTGATATCACTGATGTATATTCAGGCGCTGCAGATGGAAGTGCTGTAACAAATGCTGAATATGTAAAGCTTGATATTACCGATAAAAATGCGGTTGAAACTGTTATCTCCAACTCCAAGTGTGATGTTGTTATCCACTGTGCTGCATGGACAGCAGTAGATGCTGCTGAGGACGAGGAGAATAAGCCGAAGGTCAAGGCAATAAATGTTGACGGTACGCAGAATATCGCTGATATCTGCAAGAAGATCAATGCAAAAATGGTCTACATCAGCACTGACTATGTGTTCAACGGTCAGGGAACCGAGCCTTGGATTCCGGATTGCAAGGACTATGCACCAATGAATGTATATGGTCAGACTAAGCTTGACGGAGAGCTTGCGGTTGCAAATACCCTTGAAAAGTACTTCATTGTACGTATTGCCTGGGTATTCGGCAAGAACGGCAAGAACTTCATCAAGACTATGATAAATGTCGGCAAGACACATGATGAAGTAAGGGTTGTAAACGATCAGATCGGTACACCTACATATACTTTTGATCTTGCAAGGCTGCTCGTTGATATGATAGAAACCGAGAAATATGGCTATTACCATGCAACAAACGAAGGCGGCTATATCAGCTGGTATGATTTTACTAAAGAGATATACAAAGCAGCAGGAATGTCCACTAAAGTCATACCGGTTACTACAGCCGAGTATGGACTCTCAAAGGCTGCAAGACCATTCAACAGCCGACTTGATAAGTCAAAGCTGGTTGAAGCAGGATTTAAGCCGCTTCCAACATGGCAGGATGCAGTTGCAAGATATGTAAAGGAGTTAGAATAA